In the genome of Methanobacterium spitsbergense, one region contains:
- a CDS encoding valine--tRNA ligase, whose protein sequence is MSKDNIPADYDHLKEAEWQTRWEENHVHRFIGDGTRPRYIIDTPPPYPTGSIHIGHVLNWTFIDIIARFMRMKGYDVMFPQGWDCHGLPTEVKVEEINNIRKNDVPRDEFRNMCIDLTHDNIKQMKSQMQSLGFSQDWSREFVTMTPEYRAKTQLSFLKLYNQNLIYRAVHPVNWCPRCETAIAFAEVDYNENTTFLNYLEFPETDGEGKVTIATTRPELLSACVAVVVHPEDERYKHLEGKNVVVPLYNRPVKIITDTDVDPEFGTGAVMICTFGDKTDVSWVNRYGLDIIESIDETGLMKDVSGKYVGLTIPECKSAIIEDLKDEGCLIKQEPTYQNVGLCWRCKTPIEILVKKQWFVAVKELENQILETAEEIDWIPEHMKIRLLNWTGSMDWDWCISRQRLFATPIPVWYCNECGKVYLPKPEELPVDPSVESPPNKCECGCNNFTGEFDVLDTWMDSSITPMVIAGWPSPDFKKYYPADLRPQGHDIIRTWAFYTILRCKALTDEKPFERIVVNGMVFGEDGHKMSKSRGNVIAPEAVVNEYGADAMRLWSANSVPGSDVPFDWKDVKNGYKFLRKFWNAFRFINMHIADYKMVESNRDYLNPMDRWILSKLNQLVADVTETLETYNFADARNKIQAFVWHDFCDEYIEAVKYRLYADSEDLQASKEAAKYTLKTVLLTSLKLLSPITPHFTDEVNQYLDEGNESIHQEKWPLADKSLMDSKAEKLGETGVNIIGDIRRFKSATKRPLNTPIKSATIYTTESELYNDLKDLESDIIGTMRIKELKIEMGKPDIRERVVELTPVMSKVGPEFKKDAPLIVKYLEANDPHEIAETIERDGKIVINGLTLTKEYVTSRKEIVGSSGEKVEILHSEELDVVLEIVI, encoded by the coding sequence ATGAGCAAAGATAACATACCAGCAGACTATGATCACTTGAAAGAAGCAGAATGGCAAACCCGATGGGAAGAAAACCATGTGCATAGATTCATTGGTGATGGTACACGTCCAAGGTACATAATAGATACGCCGCCACCATATCCAACAGGCTCTATACACATAGGACATGTTTTAAACTGGACATTTATTGACATTATTGCACGTTTTATGCGTATGAAAGGTTATGATGTTATGTTTCCACAGGGATGGGACTGTCATGGATTACCAACAGAAGTTAAAGTCGAAGAAATAAATAATATCCGAAAAAATGATGTTCCTAGGGATGAATTCAGAAACATGTGTATAGACCTTACCCATGACAACATTAAGCAGATGAAAAGCCAGATGCAATCATTAGGTTTTTCACAGGACTGGTCAAGGGAATTTGTAACCATGACTCCCGAATATCGTGCAAAAACCCAGTTATCATTCCTTAAACTATACAATCAGAACTTAATATATAGGGCAGTGCATCCAGTTAACTGGTGTCCTCGTTGTGAAACAGCAATTGCATTTGCTGAAGTGGACTATAATGAAAACACAACATTTCTGAACTACCTGGAATTTCCAGAGACAGATGGTGAGGGTAAAGTAACAATTGCAACAACAAGACCCGAATTATTATCTGCATGTGTAGCTGTAGTTGTACATCCTGAAGATGAGCGTTATAAACATCTTGAAGGTAAAAATGTTGTTGTACCACTCTACAACAGACCCGTTAAAATAATTACAGACACCGATGTTGACCCTGAATTTGGTACCGGTGCTGTTATGATATGTACCTTTGGTGATAAAACCGATGTTTCATGGGTAAACAGATACGGATTGGATATAATAGAATCTATAGATGAAACAGGTTTGATGAAAGATGTTTCAGGTAAATATGTAGGACTCACAATACCCGAATGTAAATCAGCAATTATTGAAGATCTTAAGGATGAAGGATGTCTCATTAAACAGGAACCAACATACCAAAACGTTGGTCTTTGCTGGAGATGTAAAACACCAATAGAGATACTGGTAAAAAAACAGTGGTTTGTGGCTGTAAAAGAACTTGAAAACCAGATACTTGAAACCGCAGAAGAAATAGACTGGATTCCGGAACATATGAAGATCAGACTTCTAAACTGGACAGGTTCGATGGACTGGGACTGGTGTATATCGAGACAGAGATTGTTTGCTACACCCATACCGGTATGGTACTGTAATGAATGTGGAAAGGTCTACCTACCAAAACCTGAAGAACTTCCAGTTGATCCTTCGGTTGAAAGTCCCCCTAACAAATGCGAATGCGGGTGCAATAATTTTACAGGAGAATTCGATGTATTAGATACATGGATGGATAGTTCAATCACACCTATGGTAATTGCTGGATGGCCGTCACCCGACTTTAAAAAATACTACCCTGCAGATCTAAGGCCACAGGGGCATGATATAATAAGAACCTGGGCATTTTACACCATATTAAGATGCAAAGCACTTACAGATGAAAAACCATTCGAAAGGATCGTTGTTAATGGAATGGTCTTTGGAGAAGACGGACATAAAATGAGTAAATCTAGGGGTAATGTCATTGCACCCGAAGCAGTTGTTAATGAATATGGTGCCGATGCAATGCGGTTATGGTCAGCAAACAGCGTTCCAGGCTCAGATGTTCCATTCGACTGGAAAGATGTTAAAAATGGATATAAATTCCTTAGGAAATTCTGGAACGCCTTCAGATTCATAAACATGCATATTGCAGATTATAAAATGGTAGAATCAAACAGGGATTATTTAAACCCTATGGATAGATGGATTTTATCCAAACTCAACCAACTTGTGGCGGATGTAACAGAAACCCTTGAAACCTACAACTTTGCAGATGCAAGGAATAAAATACAGGCATTTGTATGGCATGATTTCTGCGATGAATATATTGAAGCTGTTAAATACCGGCTTTATGCAGATTCAGAGGATCTTCAAGCTTCTAAAGAGGCAGCCAAATACACACTAAAAACAGTCCTATTAACCTCCCTTAAACTCTTATCACCAATAACTCCCCATTTCACAGACGAAGTAAACCAGTACCTTGATGAAGGTAATGAAAGCATACACCAGGAAAAATGGCCATTAGCTGATAAAAGTCTTATGGACAGTAAAGCCGAAAAACTGGGTGAAACTGGTGTTAATATAATTGGAGATATTAGAAGATTTAAATCAGCAACTAAAAGACCATTAAACACTCCCATAAAATCTGCAACAATCTACACCACCGAATCAGAATTGTACAACGATTTGAAAGACCTTGAATCCGATATAATTGGTACAATGAGGATCAAAGAACTTAAAATTGAAATGGGAAAACCAGATATTCGAGAGAGGGTTGTTGAACTAACACCTGTAATGTCAAAGGTTGGTCCTGAATTTAAAAAGGATGCACCTTTAATTGTGAAGTACCTTGAAGCTAATGATCCCCATGAAATAGCTGAAACCATTGAAAGGGATGGAAAAATAGTAATCAACGGTCTCACACTAACCAAAGAATATGTTACAAGTCGTAAGGAAATTGTTGGAAGTTCAGGGGAGAAGGTTGAAATATTACACTCTGAAGAGTTGGATGTTGTATTGGAGATAGTGATCTAA
- the aroA gene encoding 3-phosphoshikimate 1-carboxyvinyltransferase codes for MELKVQAASRMDGIVKAPPSKSYTHRAFIMAFLAEGTSKINDPLYSDDTMASLNSCKALGSKVEKHSSYCEITGINGKPSTPDNVLDLKNSGTTLRILTSIATLTDGYTVLTGDKSLRTRPMQDILSALKPLGVTAFSTKNNGKPPIIIKGGFKGGETTINGNVSSQFISSILMASPYAETPVHLNVKDKFISRPYVEMTVELMEKFNVKVEYEREKKSFHIDPQIYRSTDYTVEGDYSSASYLIAAAASLNSEVTIKNLMKNSKQGDKLILDIVEDMGSEVNVKNNEVKIYGQGRLNGVEVNLKNAPDLLPTVAALGAMAKGTTYITGVEHARFKETDRIHTCAIELAKLGVSVTEKDDGLIIRGGVHGGVVKSHMDHRLAMAFYIIGLKVGNVVIEDASVYNVSFPDFPEIIEKLIAGTGK; via the coding sequence ATGGAACTTAAGGTTCAAGCAGCCAGCAGAATGGACGGTATTGTTAAGGCCCCACCATCAAAGAGTTACACGCATAGAGCATTTATAATGGCGTTCCTTGCAGAGGGCACATCAAAAATAAATGATCCACTGTACTCTGACGATACAATGGCCTCTTTAAATTCCTGCAAAGCTCTTGGATCCAAGGTTGAAAAACATAGCTCATACTGTGAAATCACAGGCATTAATGGAAAACCTTCTACACCCGATAATGTACTTGACCTTAAAAATTCAGGCACAACTCTACGTATTTTAACAAGTATTGCAACATTGACAGATGGTTACACTGTTTTAACAGGTGATAAATCACTTAGAACCCGCCCAATGCAGGACATACTCAGTGCACTTAAACCCCTGGGTGTTACAGCCTTTTCAACCAAAAACAATGGCAAACCACCCATAATAATAAAAGGCGGATTTAAAGGCGGTGAAACTACAATAAATGGAAATGTAAGTTCACAGTTTATATCTTCAATTCTCATGGCCTCCCCTTATGCAGAAACACCAGTTCATCTCAATGTTAAAGATAAGTTCATATCAAGACCCTACGTTGAAATGACAGTTGAATTAATGGAAAAATTCAATGTAAAAGTTGAATATGAAAGGGAAAAAAAATCATTCCATATAGACCCTCAAATATACAGATCAACTGACTACACTGTAGAGGGTGATTATTCATCAGCATCTTACCTTATTGCTGCTGCTGCAAGTCTTAATTCAGAAGTCACCATCAAAAATTTAATGAAAAATAGTAAACAGGGAGATAAACTCATACTGGACATTGTGGAGGATATGGGTTCTGAGGTTAATGTTAAAAATAATGAAGTTAAAATATATGGACAGGGAAGACTCAACGGAGTTGAAGTAAATCTTAAAAATGCACCTGACCTCTTACCAACAGTTGCAGCTCTTGGTGCAATGGCCAAAGGAACTACATATATAACAGGAGTGGAACATGCACGTTTCAAGGAAACAGACAGAATACATACCTGTGCAATTGAACTTGCAAAACTGGGAGTATCAGTCACAGAAAAAGATGATGGACTCATAATAAGGGGAGGAGTTCATGGGGGAGTTGTTAAATCCCATATGGATCATCGACTTGCCATGGCATTTTATATTATTGGGTTGAAGGTGGGCAACGTCGTTATAGAAGATGCATCTGTTTACAATGTTTCCTTCCCAGATTTCCCTGAGATCATTGAAAAATTAATTGCAGGAACTGGAAAATGA
- a CDS encoding GTP-binding protein, translating to MKRKKELKIVVLGSYNSGKTTTLETICEKKAKIEYKGTTIALDYGNTIIDGEKVHIFGSPGQERFEFMREILSQGLDGAIVVIDSSKGLTNVDEAIINKLNLQDVPYVLFANKQDISKNIIEHHTIKPDTPIIPTVATSGHGVSEGLLTLIKMIKT from the coding sequence ATGAAGAGAAAAAAAGAGCTTAAAATTGTTGTACTTGGATCATACAATTCTGGTAAAACAACCACCCTTGAAACCATATGTGAAAAAAAGGCAAAAATAGAATATAAAGGAACAACCATTGCCCTTGATTATGGAAATACCATAATAGACGGTGAAAAAGTACATATATTCGGATCTCCAGGACAGGAAAGGTTTGAATTTATGAGGGAAATATTATCACAGGGTCTTGACGGTGCAATTGTGGTAATAGATAGTTCAAAGGGCCTAACAAATGTTGATGAGGCAATAATCAACAAACTCAACCTACAGGATGTCCCATATGTTTTATTTGCAAATAAACAGGATATCAGTAAGAATATTATAGAACATCATACAATCAAACCAGACACACCAATAATCCCAACAGTTGCTACAAGTGGACATGGGGTTAGTGAAGGGCTTTTAACTCTTATAAAAATGATTAAAACTTAA
- a CDS encoding endonuclease III domain-containing protein, whose protein sequence is MELFSIPSRIQIIIERLEELYTLRIFEDSDPFRVLIRTILSQRTRDENTDAASALLFKKFSTPEAIAYAPVDELEILIKKSGFYRVKARRIKEVSRIIHEEYDNVVPDDLKELLSLPGVGRKTANCVLVYGFHEDAIPVDVHVHRISNRIGLVNTKTPDETEAELRKVIPKKYWLPLNDLFVQFGQSICRPIGPKHEICPITELCDHYNKMENP, encoded by the coding sequence ATGGAGTTGTTTAGTATACCTAGTAGGATCCAGATTATAATTGAAAGATTAGAGGAATTATACACTCTCAGAATATTTGAAGACAGTGACCCCTTCCGTGTGCTTATAAGAACCATATTATCACAGCGTACAAGGGATGAAAATACAGATGCAGCATCTGCTCTATTATTTAAGAAATTTTCAACTCCTGAAGCCATTGCATATGCTCCTGTTGATGAATTAGAAATTTTAATAAAAAAATCTGGATTTTATCGTGTTAAAGCCCGGCGAATTAAGGAAGTTTCACGCATAATACACGAAGAATATGACAATGTAGTGCCAGATGATCTTAAAGAACTTTTAAGTCTTCCAGGTGTTGGTAGGAAAACAGCAAACTGTGTTCTTGTCTACGGATTTCATGAAGATGCAATTCCTGTAGATGTCCATGTTCACAGAATATCCAACCGTATTGGGCTTGTTAACACTAAAACACCCGATGAAACAGAAGCAGAATTAAGGAAAGTTATTCCAAAGAAGTACTGGCTACCATTAAATGATCTTTTTGTTCAGTTTGGACAGAGCATCTGCAGGCCAATAGGACCAAAACATGAAATTTGTCCAATAACCGAGCTTTGTGATCACTACAATAAAATGGAAAATCCTTAA